GTCCTGGACGGCGGCACGGTCGTGGCAGCCGCTGTCATGACTCCACCCCGGAACCTGGTACTATCCCGGGTTTCAGCGGCCGACGGGCTCTGGCTCATCGCGGAGGATGTCTACCGGGAATACCGGCGGCTGCCGGGAGTGCTCGGGCCCAGCCCCGTGAGCCTGACCTTTGCGGACCGGTGGCAGCGCCGGAGCGGCCAACCTTTCCAGAAGGCGAGGGCGCTTCGGATCTACCAACTGGATCAGGTGCGACCCGCCAGTAGGGCGCCCGGCGACCTCCGCCGCGCCACCGAAGCTGACCGGGACCTACTCATCAGGTGGATGGCAGCGTTTGGTGCCGAGGCCTTGGGCCAGGCAGACGCTGGCGAGGCCGAACAGAGGGTGGACGCCCTCCTTCAGCCGGGGCACCGGGGGCTGTTCCTTTGGTACGACGGTCGTCCCGTCTCCATGGCCGGTTACAGCGGCCCGACGGGAAACGGTATTCGCGTCAGCGCGGTCTACACCCCTCCTGAGTACCGACGCCGGGGGTATGCCAGCGCGT
The genomic region above belongs to Bacillota bacterium and contains:
- a CDS encoding GNAT family N-acetyltransferase, yielding MTRGGSPIKLERFDAPAEFYRRAAGFLLNHEADHNLMLGIANGLIEHPERVQGQPYLAIVLDGGTVVAAAVMTPPRNLVLSRVSAADGLWLIAEDVYREYRRLPGVLGPSPVSLTFADRWQRRSGQPFQKARALRIYQLDQVRPASRAPGDLRRATEADRDLLIRWMAAFGAEALGQADAGEAEQRVDALLQPGHRGLFLWYDGRPVSMAGYSGPTGNGIRVSAVYTPPEYRRRGYASACVSALSQFLLDTGYKYCFLFTDLSNPTSNHIYQEMGYRPVCDVDEYRFMDPDSRSESRPAG